Sequence from the Terriglobales bacterium genome:
TAGTAGTACTGCACGTGATCGTGTGGCTATCGGCAGGGTATTGGCTGTTTACACAACTCTGGCCGCATCGGCGGGTGCTTTGGCGCAAACTTTCCCTCCCGGAAAGGCTTGGCCTTCTCACCGCGGTAGCCTTGGGCCTTTCTACTGCGACATCAGTATCACCGGCGTTGACAATTTTCCGTGTGTATCAGTTGGCCGTAACTGTGCTGTTTGCCTCAGTGTTTGTGCGGAAGTATGGAGTTCGTAGTGCCCTCACTCACATCTTTTGGAGTTGTGTAGTGCTGTGCGCGGCTGATGCGATAGCAGCATTTGTCGCTCCTGACATGGTGTTTGGAGCGTCTGAGTTTGGCATTATGCGGTTCCGCGGAGACCTGATTGCGCAGACTGGCGTGGTGTCTGTGCTGGCAATCGTGTTGCTGTTCGTGCATCGATTTTCGTTCACTGCTGCCGCGTGCATCGTAGGATTGTGTTTCGCCGTGCTGCTCTTTTCGTTGATGAGGACAGGCTATGCCGCGCTGGTTGTTGCTTTCATCGTCTTCCTCTTGAAGGTACCGACATCGCAAACGCGAAACGCCTTCCTCTTCTCAGGTGCAATCGTGCTGCTTTTCTCCTGGGATTTCTTGGTATCGCGTCTGAACGAATATCGTGACATTGACACGCTGTGGACACTCAGCGACCGGGCAGGCCTGTGGGCTTATTTGGCAAACATGACCATTTCGCAGTCACCCTGGATTGGGCTCGGATACTACTCGGCGTCGCGCGTTTATGGCCCTGAGTACAACCCTGGACTAGGTACTGCACATTCCGGTTTCATGGAAGTGTTTGCCGGAGGTGGAGTTATTGCGCTCGCCGTCTATGTTGCGCTATGGATCGTAATGGCAGTGTTGGCGGCCCAAATATTCCTCAGGAGGCGCGACCGAATCTCGGTTACAGTATTGGCGCTATTCGCCGCGGTTGCTTTGTTCAATTCCATAGGAAGCGCGCTCGAGGCCGACCCAGTTGGCTTCACGTTTTGGATTCTCGTGGTCGTGATGCCGATGATTATGCGGATGCCACTGGATGCGAAATCGAGGTTAGCTCGCGCAGGAGCCATGTGACATGAACGCACCGATGATCACAATCGTTACTCCTTCTTTTCAGCAGGTGGACTTCATCGAAGAATGCCTGGAAAGTGTCCGTTCTCAAGGGTATCGCAACCTTGAGCACCTGGTGTTCGATGGAGGTTCTACCGATGGAACAGTCGAACTGCTGCAGCGACTTTCCGAAACACCCGGTTGGAAGCACCTTCGGTGGGTCAGCGAACCCGACCAAGGGCAGAGCGATGCCCTGAACAAAGGGTTTCGGCAAGCCAGGGGGGAGATCATTGGCTGGTTGAATTCCGACGATCGTTACCGCCAAGGCGCTTTTCACGCCGTGTCAGCGGCGTTCAAAGAGTCCCCTTCGGTGGACCTCTTCTACGGCGATTACACGTGGATCGATGAAGCCGGGAAGCTTTTGCGGTTGCGTCGCGAAATCGAGTTCAACCGGTTCGTCCTTCTTTATCATCGTATCCTCTGGATACCAACTACCTCCAGTTTCTTCCGCCGTAAAATCTTCGAAGACGGCAACTTGCTCGATATTTCGCTTCAATACGCGATGGATTATGAGTTTTTCGTAAGGCTCTCGGAAAAGGGATATCGCATTCGACATCTACCCAAAGTTCTCGCCGATTTCCGGTTTCAGCCGAACAGCAAGACGTGCAAGACAGCCACCAGGCAATTCGAGGAACGGGACCTTATTATTCCGCATTACTCTCGTGTGCTGCGTAATGCAGGTTCGCTGCAAATGCCTTTGCTTCAGGCGTTTAGAGCGGCGGCTGCGCTTCGCAGATGGTCGGAAAAGCTCGTGCGCGGATACTACTTCCAGGGAAACCGGTTGCCAGTGGAGGGCGGTTGATGCGCGTGCTTGTTTCGGCGGTATCGCGTTTCAGTACTCCGACAGGAATCTGCCGTCACGCTGCCAACCTCGTTGTATGCCTGAATTCTCAAGACGCGGTTGACAGCGTCGTGCTGGCAATTGGCAAATGGCAAACGGGATACTTCGCCGCATTGTTGGGAAAAAATCGTCAGCAAGTCAGGGTTGAAGTCGTCGATATACCCAATAATTCGCTGCACCGGAACTGGTGGTTCGCCATGGGCCTTCCTGAGATGGCGGCCCGATGCGCCGTGGACGTTGTTCACTTGAGCTTTCCTGTGCCAGTGACCCGAAATCGATTTCGGGTACCTGTTGTTTGCACCGTTCACGATTTGTATCCGTACGATATTCCGGAGAACTTCGGCTACCCGCGAGTAATCCTGAATCGTCTGTTTCTCCGGAAGTGCATTAGCGAAGTGGATCGGCTTGCCTGCGTATCACAGGCCACGCTCAGTCGACTTTCACACTACTTTCCTGATGCCGTCGCGAAGGCGGTTGTCATACCGAATGTGGCCGTTGCTCCTTCGGTTCCGCCAAAGCCACTGTCGTCGGTCGCGCGGCCGTACCTTCTGTGCGTGGCGCAACATCGGCAGAACAAAAATCTAGATATCGTCCTCAAAGCGTTCGCGCTTGCTCGTCAAGAGAAGGATCTCTCGGATTTCGTTCTCATCATCGTAGGAGCGCCCGGACCGAAAACCAAACAGTTGATCGCGCTTACCCGACCACTGGGGTTGCAGAATCATGTCAAGTTCATCGACAACGTAGATGATGGTGAGCTTCGGTGGCTGTACGAAAACACGGCAGCAGTGATAGCTGCATCATCAATCGAAGGCTTCGGACTCCCCGTCTTGGAAGCATTGGTGACTGGCTCTCCCGTGATCTGTTCCGACATCCCGGCCTTTCGCGAAGTTGGTGGGGGTCATTGTAAGTACTTTTCGCTCGGTCCCAGAGCGGACACGCGGCTGGCAGAGCAGATTGCAGAGGTACTGCGTGCACAGCCACGCGTGGCTAAGGCCATCTTGCCGGACCTCCGTAACACCGGCGCCGACTACCTTAACCTCTACTCAACGCTTATCTCTGCCACATCTCCCATTTCTGAGAGCCCGAATCAATTCGTTACAAAGTGAAACGTAGGATTCCGTTGCAGGCCACCTGCTCACCTCCTCATTGCATCTAGCCGTTACGGAGGATTCTGAATGACGCGTAGTACGAGAGCTTTGGTCACAGGGGCTGGAGGTTTCATTGGGCATCACCTTGTAAAGCGTTTAAAGGCCGACGGCTACTGGGTTCGTGGCGTAGACCTGAAATATCCCGAATACGAAGACTCAGTCGCCGATGAATTTGAAATCCTCGATCTAAGGGAGTTCAGCAATTGCCTTGTCAGTACGCGTGGCGGAATTGACCAGGTATTCAACCTTGCCGCTGACATGGGTGGGATTGGCTACATCACTTCATTCCACGCTCTCGTTGCTCGCAACAACATCCTCATAAACGCGAACATGCTTGAGGCGGCACGACTGAACGCCGTCCGGACATTTTTATTCTCATCTTCAGCCTGCGTGTATGCGCAAGATAAGCAGACCAGTGCCGAAGTCACTCCGTTGAAAGAAGAGGACGCTTATCCTGCCGCTCCCGAGCCTGGATATGGATGGGAGAAGTTGTTCACCGAAGAGCTTTGCCGTTATTTTCAGGACGATTACACGCTGGACTGCCGTATTGTTCGCTTCCACAACGTGTTTGGTCCGCTCGGTACCTACGAGGGAGGACGCGAAAAAGCTCCTGCTGCCATTAGCCGGAAGGTGGCTCTCGCAACGGATGGCAGCGAGATTGAGATATGGGGAGACGGCGAGCAGACGCGGTCTTTCAT
This genomic interval carries:
- a CDS encoding O-antigen ligase family protein → MSASTQASINDKVPATLTVLFFLLLSGPPRLRIRDATASLDAVIDPVVVLHVIVWLSAGYWLFTQLWPHRRVLWRKLSLPERLGLLTAVALGLSTATSVSPALTIFRVYQLAVTVLFASVFVRKYGVRSALTHIFWSCVVLCAADAIAAFVAPDMVFGASEFGIMRFRGDLIAQTGVVSVLAIVLLFVHRFSFTAAACIVGLCFAVLLFSLMRTGYAALVVAFIVFLLKVPTSQTRNAFLFSGAIVLLFSWDFLVSRLNEYRDIDTLWTLSDRAGLWAYLANMTISQSPWIGLGYYSASRVYGPEYNPGLGTAHSGFMEVFAGGGVIALAVYVALWIVMAVLAAQIFLRRRDRISVTVLALFAAVALFNSIGSALEADPVGFTFWILVVVMPMIMRMPLDAKSRLARAGAM
- a CDS encoding glycosyltransferase family 2 protein, giving the protein MNAPMITIVTPSFQQVDFIEECLESVRSQGYRNLEHLVFDGGSTDGTVELLQRLSETPGWKHLRWVSEPDQGQSDALNKGFRQARGEIIGWLNSDDRYRQGAFHAVSAAFKESPSVDLFYGDYTWIDEAGKLLRLRREIEFNRFVLLYHRILWIPTTSSFFRRKIFEDGNLLDISLQYAMDYEFFVRLSEKGYRIRHLPKVLADFRFQPNSKTCKTATRQFEERDLIIPHYSRVLRNAGSLQMPLLQAFRAAAALRRWSEKLVRGYYFQGNRLPVEGG
- a CDS encoding glycosyltransferase family 1 protein, yielding MRVLVSAVSRFSTPTGICRHAANLVVCLNSQDAVDSVVLAIGKWQTGYFAALLGKNRQQVRVEVVDIPNNSLHRNWWFAMGLPEMAARCAVDVVHLSFPVPVTRNRFRVPVVCTVHDLYPYDIPENFGYPRVILNRLFLRKCISEVDRLACVSQATLSRLSHYFPDAVAKAVVIPNVAVAPSVPPKPLSSVARPYLLCVAQHRQNKNLDIVLKAFALARQEKDLSDFVLIIVGAPGPKTKQLIALTRPLGLQNHVKFIDNVDDGELRWLYENTAAVIAASSIEGFGLPVLEALVTGSPVICSDIPAFREVGGGHCKYFSLGPRADTRLAEQIAEVLRAQPRVAKAILPDLRNTGADYLNLYSTLISATSPISESPNQFVTK
- a CDS encoding NAD-dependent epimerase/dehydratase family protein, giving the protein MTRSTRALVTGAGGFIGHHLVKRLKADGYWVRGVDLKYPEYEDSVADEFEILDLREFSNCLVSTRGGIDQVFNLAADMGGIGYITSFHALVARNNILINANMLEAARLNAVRTFLFSSSACVYAQDKQTSAEVTPLKEEDAYPAAPEPGYGWEKLFTEELCRYFQDDYTLDCRIVRFHNVFGPLGTYEGGREKAPAAISRKVALATDGSEIEIWGDGEQTRSFMYVDDCVEGLIRLMASKHSAPLNLGTDRLVTINELVDIVCDIAGKRLHKRHILGAPQGVRGRNSDNTRLREVLGWEPSVSLEDGLKTTYKWIQQELRKTVHGEAAAAELAA